The following are encoded in a window of Impatiens glandulifera chromosome 5, dImpGla2.1, whole genome shotgun sequence genomic DNA:
- the LOC124937431 gene encoding uncharacterized protein LOC124937431 yields the protein MRDEHLQYRLHNGRKISTLLTKPTIYASLLLLSFVIGYLSSSSMSADSDHYRFATRCARPEPPSVVRTKLMEAFYNGSSPYDDFPPKHVAPFLDPAKINGWDSNNAVFGNLIRRYRPKTIIEVGSFLGMSAIHMAEMTQRMGLNAQIVCVDNFRAWPGLDIPMINGDVMLMYQFIQNLVHKNVTESILFLPYSTDAALEKMCQMGLYGDMIEIDAAHDFHSAWVDVNRGYKLLSHKGVIFGHDYFNPTDQYGVRRAVDLFARVKGLRVRTDGQHWVIDPN from the coding sequence ATGAGAGATGAACATCTACAATATCGTCTACACAATGGAAGAAAGATTTCCACATTACTCACAAAACCTACAATCTATGCATCCCTCCTTCTCCTATCTTTCGTCATCGGTTACCTCTCCTCGTCTTCCATGTCAGCCGACTCCGATCACTACCGTTTCGCCACCCGTTGCGCCAGACCGGAGCCACCCTCCGTTGTTCGCACCAAACTAATGGAGGCGTTCTACAATGGTTCATCTCCCTACGACGATTTCCCACCAAAACATGTTGCTCCTTTCTTGGATCCAGCCAAGATCAACGGTTGGGATTCGAACAATGCTGTTTTTGGTAACCTAATTCGTAGGTACCGACCCAAGACCATTATTGAGGTTGGTTCGTTTTTGGGCATGTCGGCTATTCACATGGCGGAGATGACGCAAAGAATGGGGTTAAATGCGCAAATTGTTTGCGTAGATAATTTTAGGGCATGGCCTGGATTGGACATACCGATGATAAATGGGGATGTTATGTTGATGTACCAATTTATTCAGAATTTGGTTCATAAAAACGTGACCGAATCCATTTTATTTCTACCTTACTCGACCGATGCGGCTCTTGAAAAGATGTGTCAAATGGGTCTTTATGGGGATATGATCGAGATCGATGCTGCCCATGATTTTCACTCGGCTTGGGTAGATGTAAACCGGGGATATAAGCTTTTGTCGCATAAAGGAGTGATTTTTGGGCATGACTACTTTAATCCTACCGATCAATATGGTGTTCGACGAGCTGTGGATCTCTTTGCTCGGGTTAAGGGTTTGCGGGTCAGAACCGACGGTCAGCATTGGGTCATTGATCCCAACTGA